Proteins encoded within one genomic window of Haloplanus vescus:
- a CDS encoding ADP-ribosylglycohydrolase family protein produces MNRNRARGILLGLACGDALGRPVEFSSAAAIETEHGRLDEMVGHGTWNQPAGTITDDTEQALCIARSLVERQEFDPTDIADRFVAWFDSGPFDIGRMTMRSLSRLKQGDEWDEAGQRVWEDSLEGQNAGNGSVMRCAPLAIPYATDRPRLVAVSRQSSQITHADPRCTYGCAILNLTLAGLLDGANFPLRDALDDVGSEAPAELVAALEPLAGGDAPETLETSGYVVHSLQTALHDGLFAESAEDAIVTAVNRGGDTDTIGAIAGAVAGARFGAAALPDGWLRPIDEADELETLAEQLVESA; encoded by the coding sequence ATGAATCGGAATCGAGCCCGCGGAATTTTACTCGGGCTAGCGTGCGGGGATGCGCTTGGTCGGCCAGTCGAGTTCTCGTCGGCGGCGGCAATCGAGACCGAACACGGACGGCTCGACGAGATGGTCGGACACGGAACGTGGAACCAGCCCGCGGGCACGATCACCGACGACACCGAGCAAGCGCTCTGCATCGCGCGAAGCCTCGTCGAACGGCAGGAGTTCGACCCGACGGACATCGCTGACCGGTTCGTCGCGTGGTTCGACAGCGGTCCGTTCGACATCGGGCGGATGACGATGAGGTCCCTCAGTCGCCTCAAGCAGGGCGACGAGTGGGACGAAGCCGGTCAACGTGTCTGGGAGGACAGTCTCGAGGGACAGAACGCAGGCAATGGGAGCGTGATGCGGTGTGCGCCGCTCGCTATCCCCTACGCAACTGACCGACCTAGACTCGTGGCGGTGAGTCGGCAGTCCTCTCAGATTACGCACGCTGACCCGCGGTGCACGTACGGCTGTGCGATACTGAATCTCACGCTAGCCGGTCTACTCGACGGGGCGAACTTCCCGTTACGGGATGCGCTTGACGATGTCGGTTCGGAGGCGCCCGCCGAGCTCGTAGCAGCGCTCGAACCACTCGCTGGTGGGGACGCACCGGAGACGCTGGAGACGTCTGGGTACGTCGTGCACTCGCTGCAGACGGCCCTCCACGACGGGCTATTCGCGGAGAGTGCCGAGGACGCGATTGTGACTGCCGTGAATCGTGGTGGTGATACTGATACGATTGGTGCGATTGCGGGGGCGGTCGCTGGGGCACGGTTCGGTGCAGCGGCGCTTCCGGACGGCTGGCTGCGCCCTATCGACGAGGCTGACGAACTCGAAACACTGGCGGAGCAACTCGTAGAGAGTGCGTAG
- a CDS encoding AI-2E family transporter, with product MIDEMDFERSRTLWWALTVALGGTLGVVLYSYVGTFVFGLFIYYAARPVYRRLRLVVERPGLAAAGALFAFELPFLAVTGYLLFLAVRELERYAGAGAQVVAWVLPIPTTELERAIDSPRTYVSSFDVASLTEVISTGGDVLGPIATFVLHFSLAIALAFYLLRDGDRIANWFHDEVGHDSALSTYASLVDRDFQVVCFGNIRTVVVVALLALGVYNGLNVLAPPGLKIPIPNVLALLTGVATLVPIVVGKIVYIPTTAYLAVVAIESDPQTLWFPIVVAVVALLVLDLFPIMVVRPAFAGQSTHRGAMMFSYIFGGLLFNWYGVFLGPLLLIATIHLVRVGLSELAHGDHITAEITTAHGLGSMPRPDGDPPDETTGDTDTAAE from the coding sequence ATGATTGACGAGATGGACTTCGAGCGTTCGCGAACACTCTGGTGGGCGCTCACTGTTGCACTCGGCGGAACACTCGGGGTGGTGCTGTACTCGTACGTCGGGACGTTCGTCTTCGGGTTATTCATCTACTACGCCGCCCGGCCCGTCTACCGTCGATTACGCCTCGTCGTCGAGCGTCCCGGGTTGGCTGCAGCAGGTGCGCTGTTCGCGTTCGAACTCCCGTTTCTCGCCGTGACTGGCTACCTGCTGTTTCTCGCCGTGAGGGAACTCGAGCGATACGCTGGAGCAGGTGCCCAAGTCGTCGCGTGGGTCTTACCGATTCCCACTACAGAACTGGAACGGGCGATAGACTCCCCGAGGACGTACGTTTCGTCGTTCGACGTTGCATCGCTCACCGAGGTTATCAGCACCGGCGGGGACGTCTTGGGACCAATCGCGACGTTCGTCCTGCACTTCTCGCTGGCCATCGCTCTGGCGTTCTACCTGCTCCGGGATGGTGATCGCATTGCGAACTGGTTCCACGACGAAGTGGGGCACGATTCGGCACTTTCGACCTATGCGTCGCTCGTCGACCGTGACTTTCAGGTAGTGTGTTTCGGGAACATCCGTACCGTGGTCGTCGTGGCGCTACTCGCCTTGGGTGTCTACAACGGACTCAACGTCCTCGCCCCGCCGGGACTGAAGATTCCCATTCCCAACGTCCTCGCCCTTCTGACGGGCGTGGCGACGCTCGTCCCCATCGTCGTGGGGAAAATCGTGTATATCCCGACGACAGCGTATCTCGCGGTGGTAGCGATAGAGTCGGACCCGCAAACACTCTGGTTTCCCATCGTCGTGGCTGTCGTTGCACTCCTCGTCCTCGACCTGTTCCCCATCATGGTCGTTCGGCCGGCCTTCGCCGGTCAGAGCACTCACAGGGGGGCGATGATGTTCTCGTATATCTTCGGCGGACTCCTGTTCAACTGGTACGGCGTCTTCTTGGGCCCGCTGTTGCTGATAGCGACCATCCATCTCGTCCGCGTGGGGCTCTCGGAACTCGCCCACGGCGACCATATCACCGCGGAGATAACGACTGCTCACGGACTCGGCTCGATGCCACGTCCCGACGGTGACCCACCAGACGAGACGACAGGAGACACGGATACCGCCGCCGAGTAG
- a CDS encoding Lrp/AsnC family transcriptional regulator: protein MDYRVDEIDKRILYYLTADARNTSAPMIADEMDVSAGTIRNRIGQLEEHGLITGYHADVDYERVEDRLVNLYICTAPVSERGRLAKRALDITGVVNVRQLMAGKRNLHITGIGTDTQSLSHIAGEISSLGLEIEEESILQWESTQPYEPFGPEDGSIGSSIADFVSLTGGAEVTEVSVGDGAEIAGKTLSEADNEGILSGDVLVVGIERDDEVLTPKGDTEILPGDIVTLFSPDQTPQSILDVFSGPTEPVA from the coding sequence ATGGACTATCGCGTCGACGAAATCGACAAGCGGATACTCTACTATCTGACGGCCGACGCTCGCAACACGTCGGCACCGATGATCGCCGACGAGATGGACGTGAGCGCGGGGACGATTCGGAACCGTATCGGCCAGCTCGAAGAACACGGATTGATCACGGGCTATCACGCCGATGTCGACTACGAACGCGTCGAGGACCGACTGGTGAACCTCTATATCTGTACTGCACCCGTCTCCGAGCGCGGGCGACTGGCCAAACGAGCGCTCGACATCACCGGCGTGGTGAACGTGCGACAGCTCATGGCGGGGAAGCGAAACCTGCATATCACCGGTATCGGGACCGACACGCAGTCACTCTCGCACATCGCCGGCGAGATTTCGAGTCTCGGCCTCGAAATCGAAGAGGAGAGCATCCTCCAGTGGGAGTCGACACAGCCCTACGAACCGTTCGGTCCGGAGGACGGCAGTATCGGCTCGTCAATCGCCGACTTCGTGAGCCTCACCGGCGGCGCCGAAGTGACGGAAGTCTCGGTGGGAGACGGCGCCGAAATCGCTGGTAAAACACTCTCTGAGGCCGATAACGAGGGAATACTGTCCGGCGACGTTCTGGTCGTCGGTATCGAACGCGACGACGAGGTGCTGACGCCGAAAGGCGACACCGAAATCCTGCCTGGCGACATCGTCACGCTCTTCTCGCCAGACCAGACGCCCCAGTCGATTCTCGACGTGTTCTCGGGGCCGACGGAACCCGTCGCCTGA
- a CDS encoding potassium channel family protein, which yields MYIIIVGAGDIGTPLIDIATRSGNEVVVVETDSGKADRVAGAYDCLVLNADATTKGTLEDAGAEQADAIISTTDQDAINVMVCLLSQEFGIPAILSVVHNPEHMSLFEQIGVNTMENPQQLIAEYLYRAVARPAIVDYMRIGEEAEVFEITVTGDAPIAGKTLNEAAEVGLLSADILVVAIDREGAGQPITPRGDTEIEVGDLLTVYSGIGAEPEVTDVFGHYEDRTE from the coding sequence ATGTACATCATCATCGTCGGCGCGGGCGACATCGGCACCCCGTTAATCGACATCGCGACCCGTTCCGGCAACGAGGTCGTGGTCGTCGAGACGGATTCGGGGAAGGCCGACCGGGTCGCCGGGGCGTACGACTGTCTGGTCCTGAACGCCGACGCGACGACGAAGGGCACCCTCGAAGATGCGGGCGCCGAACAGGCGGACGCCATCATCTCGACGACCGACCAAGACGCCATCAACGTCATGGTCTGCCTGCTCTCCCAGGAGTTCGGCATCCCCGCCATCCTCTCGGTGGTCCACAACCCCGAGCACATGAGCCTCTTCGAGCAGATTGGGGTGAACACGATGGAGAACCCCCAGCAGCTCATCGCCGAGTACCTGTACCGCGCCGTCGCGCGACCGGCAATCGTCGATTACATGCGCATCGGTGAGGAGGCGGAGGTGTTCGAGATCACCGTCACCGGGGACGCGCCCATCGCCGGCAAGACGCTGAACGAAGCCGCGGAAGTGGGGTTGCTCTCGGCCGATATCCTCGTCGTCGCCATCGACCGTGAAGGCGCGGGACAGCCAATCACACCCCGCGGCGACACCGAAATCGAGGTCGGCGACCTCCTGACGGTCTACTCCGGTATCGGCGCCGAACCGGAGGTCACCGACGTGTTCGGTCACTACGAGGACCGGACGGAGTGA
- a CDS encoding TrkH family potassium uptake protein, with product MNEDLETIGRDLGRMLQALAGMMVLSILAPLVWREFYAIPALLVSAALAFGVGRSLSYRFRDADDPSKLHGLMVAATGWLFVALFGSLPFLLVAWTIALDPVLLETPTLTGRAAATVGAFRDPLNALFESMSGFTGTGLTMTDDEAALPHTLQWWRTFIEWVGGVGVIVLTTAILSRPGSGSLTLYESEARSEKIHPSVVSTVRTIWWIFILFTFLAILLLWLAGMPLWGAINHAMTGLATGGFSITDNSIATYDSVAIDVALLPIMTLGSIAFPIHYLMLQGDLKNLYTDLQTRWVIGFFVGGSLFLSTIVYDAGTYDSAFAAVRYSAFQFVSAMSCTGFQTAVDATNVALGRWPTAAQLTVTVGMVVGAAAGSTVGGIKLVRLATLIKGVSYRITDVFYPDTAVRRLEIDDRRLADEAANREFEEAAIISFLWVAFLGLGVFVLLFILPPDEYTLENVLFEVASAQGNVGLSVGITGPAMPALGKVMFLFNMWIGRLEIIPVLVLLRAAFTRGGVYR from the coding sequence ATGAACGAGGACCTCGAGACGATTGGCCGAGACTTGGGGCGGATGCTACAGGCGCTCGCGGGGATGATGGTGCTCTCGATACTCGCCCCCCTCGTCTGGCGCGAATTCTACGCGATTCCCGCGTTGCTTGTCTCGGCGGCACTCGCCTTTGGAGTCGGCCGATCGCTGTCGTATCGCTTCCGTGACGCCGACGACCCGTCGAAGCTCCACGGACTGATGGTCGCTGCGACGGGATGGCTGTTCGTCGCGCTCTTCGGTTCCCTCCCGTTCCTCCTGGTCGCGTGGACGATTGCCCTCGACCCCGTACTGCTCGAGACGCCGACCCTGACCGGTCGGGCGGCCGCGACCGTTGGCGCCTTTCGTGACCCGCTCAACGCGCTCTTCGAGTCGATGAGTGGCTTCACCGGCACCGGACTGACGATGACGGACGATGAGGCGGCGCTCCCGCACACACTCCAGTGGTGGCGAACGTTCATCGAGTGGGTCGGGGGCGTCGGCGTTATCGTACTCACGACGGCGATTCTCTCCCGTCCCGGCAGCGGGTCGCTGACGCTGTACGAGAGCGAAGCGCGTTCCGAGAAAATCCACCCCAGCGTCGTCTCGACGGTGCGGACCATCTGGTGGATCTTCATCCTGTTTACCTTCCTCGCGATTCTCCTGTTGTGGCTAGCCGGGATGCCCCTCTGGGGCGCAATCAACCACGCCATGACGGGGCTGGCAACGGGCGGATTCTCCATCACGGACAACTCCATCGCGACATACGACAGCGTCGCCATCGACGTCGCTCTTCTCCCGATCATGACCCTCGGCAGCATTGCCTTCCCGATTCACTATCTCATGCTCCAGGGCGACCTGAAGAACCTGTACACGGATCTCCAGACGCGATGGGTGATTGGTTTCTTCGTCGGTGGCTCGCTCTTCCTCTCGACGATCGTGTACGACGCGGGGACGTACGACTCGGCGTTCGCTGCCGTTCGGTACAGCGCCTTCCAGTTCGTCTCGGCGATGTCCTGCACCGGATTTCAGACGGCCGTCGATGCGACCAACGTCGCCCTTGGCCGGTGGCCCACTGCGGCACAACTCACCGTCACCGTCGGGATGGTCGTCGGGGCGGCCGCCGGGTCGACCGTCGGCGGTATCAAACTCGTTCGGCTGGCGACGCTCATCAAGGGCGTCAGCTACCGCATCACCGACGTGTTCTACCCCGATACTGCCGTCCGACGACTCGAAATCGACGACCGTCGGCTGGCCGACGAGGCGGCCAACCGGGAGTTCGAGGAAGCGGCAATCATCTCCTTTCTCTGGGTGGCCTTCCTCGGTCTGGGCGTGTTCGTCCTCCTGTTCATCCTGCCACCGGACGAGTACACGCTGGAGAACGTGCTCTTCGAGGTGGCGAGCGCACAAGGGAACGTCGGTCTCTCCGTCGGTATCACCGGCCCCGCGATGCCCGCACTCGGGAAAGTAATGTTCCTGTTCAACATGTGGATCGGTCGATTGGAGATCATCCCCGTCCTGGTGTTGCTTCGCGCCGCCTTCACGCGAGGTGGGGTGTACCGATGA
- a CDS encoding AIM24 family protein has translation MDLDAFTRSNAPEDGEDGFQKENNRLLDVPLDGTVMVKAGSMVAYTGDVTFTGKSSAEGGITGFVKEAVSGEGTPIMEATGNGHLYVAEQSKKVQVLSLDEGEGISVNGDDVLAFESSVNYEINTVSSISGMAAGGLTNVYLTGPGEVAISTHGDPLVITPPVYTDPDATVAWSADLSPSFETNKTLEIGQTSGEGIQMAFTGSEGFVVVQPNEEGSVTQAQ, from the coding sequence ATGGATTTAGACGCATTCACTCGGTCCAACGCTCCCGAAGACGGCGAGGACGGCTTTCAGAAGGAGAACAACCGCCTGCTGGACGTTCCCCTCGACGGCACGGTGATGGTCAAAGCCGGGTCGATGGTGGCGTACACCGGCGACGTCACCTTCACGGGCAAGTCGTCGGCCGAAGGCGGCATCACCGGCTTCGTGAAAGAAGCCGTCAGCGGCGAAGGGACACCAATCATGGAGGCGACCGGGAACGGTCACCTGTACGTCGCCGAACAGAGCAAGAAAGTACAGGTGCTCTCACTCGACGAGGGAGAGGGCATCTCCGTCAACGGCGACGACGTACTCGCGTTCGAGTCGAGCGTCAATTACGAAATCAACACCGTCAGCAGCATCTCGGGCATGGCCGCCGGCGGCCTGACGAACGTCTACCTCACCGGTCCCGGCGAGGTGGCCATCTCGACACACGGCGACCCACTGGTCATCACGCCCCCGGTGTACACCGACCCCGACGCGACGGTCGCGTGGAGCGCCGACCTCTCGCCGTCGTTCGAGACGAACAAGACGTTGGAAATCGGGCAGACCTCCGGCGAAGGCATCCAGATGGCGTTCACCGGCTCGGAGGGGTTCGTCGTCGTCCAGCCGAACGAGGAAGGCTCCGTGACGCAGGCGCAGTGA
- a CDS encoding DsrE family protein — protein MRVVFHHSTDDAKLHARTVSNIANLLDDETVTVDDVALVTNSGGLVLVTEESPERERVEQLLDRGVAIKQCRNTIRGAGITEADLVDGVEVVPSGVGELARLQDAGYGYIKP, from the coding sequence ATGCGAGTCGTCTTCCACCACTCGACCGACGACGCCAAGCTCCACGCTCGGACCGTGTCGAACATCGCGAACCTCCTCGACGACGAGACGGTTACCGTCGACGACGTCGCTCTCGTCACGAACAGCGGCGGCCTCGTACTCGTCACAGAGGAATCGCCGGAACGGGAGCGGGTGGAACAGCTCCTCGACCGCGGCGTCGCCATCAAACAGTGCCGGAACACGATTCGGGGCGCCGGCATCACCGAGGCTGACCTCGTCGACGGCGTCGAAGTCGTGCCGTCGGGCGTCGGTGAACTCGCGCGTCTGCAGGACGCCGGCTACGGGTACATCAAGCCCTGA